The following DNA comes from Mucilaginibacter jinjuensis.
AATTCATCTTCACTTAATGAACCATAGCTGCCAGTTACCGAGCCTGGGGTTTTCTCTTCCTGTGGTTCGTTCAGATTTTCGAGGTATACAAAGTCGTTACCTTCTATCACAATGCCTGCGGTAGAGAGGATAAACTCGTAGGTGTAAATAGGGCAGTCAAACCTTACAGCCATGGCAATGGCATCAGAGGTACGCGCATCAATTTCTATTACCTTTTTACCATCAGAGCAAATCAGTTTAGAGTAAAAGATCCCGTCGACCAGGTTGTAGATAATAATTTCCTGTATGTTGATGTGGTAAGCTTGTGCAAAGCTTTTAAACAGATCGTGGGTGAGGGGGCGGCTTGGGGTCATCTTTTCAATCTCGATGGCTATGGCTTGTGCCTCAAAACTACCGATAATGATAGGCAGCCTGCGGCGGCCGCTAACTTCGCCCAAAACTAAAGCATACGCGCCCGACTGCGTTTGGCTATAAGAAAGACCAACAATATCGAGCTTAATTTTCTTCATGTTATTACCCATCACAACAAAAAATCCTTTTTTATGCCAAAGCTTTATATGCTTTTACCGCATCAATTAATTTTGGAACAATTTCAAACGCATCGCCAACAATACCATAGTCGGCTACTTTGTAAAACGGTGCTTCGGCGTCTTTGTTGATCACAACAATAACTTTTGATGAGCTGATACCTGCCAAATGCTGTATAGCCCCCGAAATACCAATAGCAATATACAAATTTGGACTGACAGCTATACCTGTTTGCCCAACGTGTTCGCTATGCGGCCTCCATCCGGCATCCGATACCGGTTTTGAACAAGCAGTAGCAGCACCCAAAAGATCTGCCAACTCCTCAATCATGCCCCAGTTTTCGGGGCCTTTTAAGCCCCTGCCAGCCGATACCACAATCTCCGCATCAGGTAAAGATACTTTATCTGCCGATTTTATGATCTCTTTTAGCATCGCTTTAAAGTCAGATTCTTTGCTTTCTACCGAAAAAACTTCTGCTTTAGCGCCTGTTGGGTTTTCTGTAACCTTGTAACTGTTTGCAATTAAGGCAATTACTTTATTGGCCGAAGTTAGTTCGACGGTGGCAAAAGCTTTACCAGAAAATGCAGTTTTTTTAACTGTGAACTTGTTGTTAGCTGTTTCTGGGAGGGAAACTGCGCCATCAACAATACCAGCACCCAGTTTTACAGCCACACGAGGGGCAAGGCCGCGACCAGAAAATGTATTGGAAATAACCATAACATCTGCCTGCTCTGCTTCGGCAGCTTTGGCAATCACAGAAGCGTAGGCCTGGTTCACAAAGTTTTTAAGGTTATCTGCCGATACGTTTAAAATTTTGTGTGCTCCGTAGTTGCCGAGCGTGTTTAATTCGTCAGCACTTACGTCGCCGATAGAGATGGCTGTAAGCGTTGTATTATTTTGATCTGCAACGGCACGGGCATAAGAAACGGCTTCGAAAACCGATTTCTTGAATTTTCCACCCGCATTTTCTGCATATACTAAAACCGACATAGGGTTGATTTTTTGTTTAAATAGATAGATTAGATGACTTTGGCTTCGTTATGTAACAGATCAACCAGTTTGGCTACATCATCGGCGGCAATCAACTTTACCTGTCCGCGTGGGGCAGGCGTTTCATAACTGATAATCTCAGAGAAAGTTTTAACCTCAACAGGTTCAACCACGGCCAAAGGTTTGGTACGCGCCGACATAATGCCGCGCATATTCGGGATCTTAGGTTCGGCAACACCTTCTGCAGTACCGGCTACAAATGGGAAGGGGATGGTCAGGATTTCCTTACCGCCTTCAATTTCGCGTTCTACAGTTGCTTGTGTGCCGTCCACATCCAGCTTCTTAATAATAGACACCGATGGAAGATCCAATAACTCACCCAACATAGCGGCTACTTTAGAACCATTATAGTCGATAGATTCGCGGCCGGTTAGTATCAGATCAAATTGGTGTTGCTTTACGTACTCTGCAATTTGTACGGCTACAAAGTAAGCATCATGCGCAGGGGCGTTAATACGTACGGCATCTGTAGCGCCAATAGCCAGTGCTTTGCGGATGGTTGGCTCATTAGCAGCTTCGCCAACGTGTATCACTGTTACTGTGCCATTACCTCCGTCTGTTAACTCAATAGCGCGGGCCAAAGCAATCTCATCATACGGGTTAATAATAAATTGTACGCCTGCTGTATTAAATTGGGTGTTATTAGCGTTAAAGGTTACTTTTGTAGTGGTATCTGGTACGTTACTAATACATACTAAGATGTTCATTATATCATAGGTTTTTACAAAGGTAATTAAAAAAGGAAGAGTTTAAAATGGAGCAATCGCGTTTAGAAAAGCTGTTGGAATTTCTTAAAAATGAGCCCAATGACGAGTTTTTGCAGTATGCTTTGGCCACCGAATACCTGCGTTTAGATGATAAGGAAACAGCCCTGAACTATTACGAAGGCCTGGTGACCAATCACCCGGATTATGTTGGCACCTACTACCATTTAGGCAAGCTTTACGAAAGCCTTAACCGCAAGGAAGACGCTGTGGCCACTTATCAGAAGGGTATGGGGGCTGCGCGTGCCGCAAAAAACAACCATGCACTATCTGAGCTAAATTCGGCCTATATGCAGGCCAGTGGCTTGTACGACGATGATGATGACGACTATTAGCCTATAAATTTTTGACCAAACGACATCTACTTTTTATGCGCGATGCGCTGCTATATACGTTTACGGCCTTTGGCGGTCCGCAGGCGCATTTAGCCGTTTTGCTGCGCGAATTTGTAGAGAAACGTAAATACATAACCGAAGCCGAGCTGATGGAGCTCAACGCCCTGTCGCAAATGTTGCCAGGCCCGTCATCAACCCAAACGCTGGTAGGTATCGCCTGGAAGGTGGGTAAGCTGCCGCTGGCTTTAATAACTTTCTTAATCTGGGTGTTACCTTCTGCCGCTGTAATGTGCATAGCAGGGCTTAGTTTTAAAGCGCTTGCTCAGGGTACCCATTTTGACGAAATTATACGCTACATCCAGCCCATTGCAGTAGGTATTGTGGCTTATGCCGCTTTTAGCTTTGCACAGCGGATTTTAAAAACACGGGTAAGTGTTATGCTGGCTATATCATCAGTTATTGCTACGTTGATTTTGCAAAACCCTTATGCCTTTCCTTTATTGGTTTTGATGGGAGGGATAGTCTCTTCAGCCCTCGAAACCCAGCCACAAGAAAATGAGCTGCGGGTAAAGTTATTCTCAAACGTTAACCCGAATAAAATTGCCTATTTCATTGGTATCCTGCTTTTATTTGCAGCATTGGGTGCTTTGATTAATAGAACCTCGCCATTCAGTTTACCTATCCGTTTATTCGAGAACTTTTACCGTAACGGTATCCTGATTTTTGGGGGAGGGCAGGTATTGGTACCGCTGATGTTCACTGAATTTGTAGAATTGAAGCATTATCTCACTAATACCGAATTTTTATCCGGCTATGCTATTCAGCAAGCTTTACCGGGGCCAACGTTTGCGTTTACATCGTTTCTGGGTACGGTTACCATGGCTAATAAAGGCTTCGGGCTTTGGGGGCAAATTACCGGGGCTATTGTGGCCGTGATAGGGGTAAACTTGCCTGGCTTAATTCTCATCCTTTTCATCGTCCCCTTTTGGGAAGATCTGAAAAAGATAACCCGGATCCGTAATTCGCTAAGCGGTATTAATGCCGTTGCAGTAGGCTTTATGATAACTGCCTTTATATTACTGGTTAAACCGTTTGGCGTAAATTGGCTTTTTTACGGGATTATGGTAGCTACTTTCCTGTTACTGAAGTTTACTCGGATTAAAACACCTGTTATTATTGTGATTGGGGTTTTGGTGGGGTGGTTCTTTTAACCTACTCGTCATGCTGAACTTGTTTCAGCAACCCACTTGCTATGTAGGCGAATGCAAAGTTTTAGACCTGTCCTGTGGGGTGCCGAAACAAGTTCGGCATGACGGGCGGAAAAAGAAAATGAGCAAGTAATTAAAAATATCAATCACTTACTCATTCAAAATTTTATTAGATAGAACGGCTACTCACTCATTCACCACTCAAAACTCACAACTAAATTAAAAAGGTGGTGCATCATCCTCCATATCATCCATGCGCGATGGGCGGATAATGAAGTTGTTTGGCTTTTCGAAATCTTGTGATGGGGTTAAACCGGTAAATGCGTTTGGCGCGGCGCCGAAACTATCGATATTGGTATCCAAATCGGTAAACTTCACATATTTACCAACGAATTTCAAGCGTACACGGCCGGTTTCACCGTTACGGTGTTTGGCTATGATTACCTCACCGACACCCTGGGTAGGGTTGTTGTCTTCATCAAATTCCAGTCCGTAGTATTCAGGGCGGTAAAGGAACAGTACCATATCCGCATCCTGCTCAATAGATCCCGACTCACGTAAATCGGACAGCATTGGTCGTTTAGAACCACCTGGCCTGCTCTCAACCGCACGACTTAACTGCGATAGTGCCAGTACGGGTACTTCAAGCTCCTTAGCAACGGTTTTGAGTGCACGTGAGATACTACCGATCTCCTGCTCACGGTTACCACCTTTACCATCAGATTTACCGTGCATCAGCTGTAGGTAGTCAATGATGATTAGCTGGATGTCGTATTGCGATTTCAGACGGCGGCATTTTGCCCTGAACTCGAAAATATTTAATGATGGTGTATCGTCAATAATTAACGGCGCTTGCTCCAAACGGCCAATTTTAGAGTGGATTTGTTGCCATTCCCATTCTTCGAGATTACCCTTACGGATTTTTTCCTGTTCAATCTGGGTTTCGCCGGAAATCAAACGATTAACCAACTGTACGGATGACATCTCGAGCGAGAACACCACAACAGGTTTGGTAAAGTCAACAGCAGCGTTGCGCGCGCAAGTTAGTACGAATGCCGTTTTACCCATCGCCGGACGAGCCGCGATGATTACCAGATCCGATTTTTGCCAGCCTGATGTGATCCTGTCCAAATCGGTAAAGCCCGATGGTACACCGGTTAGTCCGTCTTTCTTATCTTTTAGTGCTTCAAGCTCTTTTAATGATTCGTGCAAAATCTCATCCATTTTACGCGAATCGCGGCGAAGGTTATTCTGGGCAATATCGAACAGGTTTTTCTCTGCTTTATCCAGTAAGTCCAAAACATCCGAAGTGTCCTCATAAGCTGCGCTGATTACTTCAGTAGAAATTCGGATTAGCTCTCGTTGAATAAACTTCTGGATAATGATACGGGAGTGGAACTCGATATTGGCTGCCGAGGCTACACGGTTAGTGAGCTCGGTAATGTAATAAGCGCCGCCTATCATTTCCAGCTCGCCTTGCTGCCGTAACTGGGCTGTAACGGTTAAAATATCTACAGGAGAAGTTTTCTCGAACAGGGTGTGAATAGCCTTAAAGATTTTCTGATGTGCTTCCACATAAAAGATCTCGGGCTTTAATACGTCGATCACAGATGACAGGGCATCTTTCTCGAGCATTAAGGCACCCAGTATGGCTTCTTCTAAATCGCGGGCCTGTGGAGGGAGTTTACCAACAAGTCCGTTTGATTGTGGCGCATTAAATCCCCTGTTGCGTCGGTCTGAATTTGTTTTATTGTACTGTTGGTTTTCGTTCTCCATTTATCGGCCTCATTCTCCCTTTATCGGGGGAACAAAAATATACAAATTAGCCGCCAATAAAATTAACATTTCAAAATTTGCCAAAAACGTAATGTACTTCTACGGGTTAAAAAATAAAGGTGGATATTAACACTGATTGTTAATAACATGTGAGTAACGGCTATAGTAAACTGATTATCAAATGTGTTAATAATTGCCATAATTGTTAATTAATTGAAAAAGCAGGCGACCTATCTATCCACATAAATGGCCTTACTGAATTAAAATTTCTATTTTTGCTGAATATTTATCAATAAATGTCCTTTAGTAATTCAAATTCAGCAAAGCGCGAAAGCAATCAGATGGTGTTCGGTATCCGTGCGGTAATGGAAGCCATTAAATCTGGTAAAGAGATCGAGGCTTTGTTTATACAACGTGGTTTAGGTGGTGGCTTGTTCCTGGAACTGAAAAGCCTTTTGCAGGAGTATAACCTTACTGCACAGCAGGTTCCGATTGAGAAACTGAACCGCATTACCACCAAAAATCACCAGGGCGTTATTGGTGTTATTTCGCCAATCACTTATCAAAAAATAGAGGATATTATCCCCCAGGTTTTCGAAGCCGGCAAGGTGCCTTTGGTGCTGGTGCTGGATAGTATTACCGATGTACGCAATATGGGCGCTATTGCCCGTACAGCAGAATGTGCCGGTGTTGATGCTATTGTTATCCCCTCAAAGGGTTCGGCACAGGTTACGCCGGATGCTATCAAAACTTCGGCAGGGGCATTATTTAAAATCCCGGTTTGTCGCCATGATAATTTAGTGCAAACTGTTAAATTTCTACAGGAATCGGGCTTACAGGTAGTTTGCTGTACCGAGAAAACAGCTGACAGTATTTACGACGTTGATTATACCCCTCCAACTGTAATTATTATGGGTTCTGAAGAAGATGGCATCCGTAACGAACTGATCCGCACAGCCGAGCATCTGGCCAAGATCCCAATGTTTGGTGAGATAGCCTCGCTTAACGTATCAGTTTCAACTGCAGTTATTGTTTACGAAGCGATCAGGCAGAGGGGATTGTAGTTACGAGTAGTGAGTTTTGAGTTGCGAGTATAACATGTTTTTGAGTTGTAAGTCGATCCACTCGAAACTCACAACTCAAAACACGCAACTATTTTAAATATATTTAGTTCCAAATTTCTGTTTTACATCTGCAACTATCTGTTTCACAGATTGCTCCTGGTCGCGCGGGCAGATCATCAGGGTGTTATTGGCTTCTACAACGATAAAATCGTGCAGCCCTTGCAGTACAACCAGCTTATCTTCGGGAACGTTCACCATGCAATTTGATGAATCGTACATAATCACTTTCTCGGCTGGGATAACGGCGTTGCCTACATAATCCTTTTCGGCCAGCTGGTAAACAGAGGTCCAGGTACCCAAATCGCTCCAGCCAAATTCAGAAGGTAAAACGTAAACGTTCTCGGCCTTCTCCATAATACCGTAATCAATCGAGATATTAATACATTGCTGGTAAGCCGTGTTGATGTGACTGCGTTCTTTTTCGCTGTTGTAAACACTGCGTGCATCGGCAAAAATATCGTGCATGTCTGGTAAGTGCTTACCAAATGCTTTTACAATTGACTTAGCCGACCATACGAAAATACCGGCATTCCATAAAAAGTCGCCGCTTTGGATAAAGCTTTTGGCAATCTCCAGGGTTGGTTTTTCGGTAAAGGTTTTAACCTTGTGGAAATCGTTATTTAAAAGCTGATCGGTGTATTGTATGTAGCCATAACCGGTGTCGGGGCGCGATGGTTTAATGCCAAGAGTGATTAAGCAATCATGCTCGGCAGCGGTATTTAATGAATTATTGATGCTATCAATAAAAGCTTGTTCGTTTAATATCAGGTGATCAGAAGGGGCAACCACTACAATTGCATCCTCATTCATGCTCTCAATTTTGTACGAACCGTAAGCCACACAAGGCGCGGTGTTGCGCATTACAGGTTCGGTTAATATCTGGTGGTCTGCAATACCCGGTAATTGTTCTTTTACCAGGTCGGCATAATTTTCATTAGTAACGATGTATATATTCTCTGGCGGACAAATTTTTATGAAGCGGTCATACGTGTTTTGGATCAGTGTTTTTCCTGTACCTAAAATGTCGATAAATTGTTTAGGATATGATGTTCTGCTGATGGGCCAAAACCGGCTCCCAATGCCACCGGCCATGATGATGGCATAATAATTTTTATTCATAAGAGATTAAAGATATAAGCTACGCAATATTTGATAGTAAAGTTAAAAGCAAATTATTTGTTAACACATGAAATAAAAGTTAATTTTTTAACGTATCTTAAGTGTTAGTTTTTAATTCCACTATACGACAACTAAAGTATGATAAATGTTCAATAAAATATCATTTTATTGTCTTAATGTTACTTTAATAGGCGATATGGAAAAAATTTGCTAATTTGTCCGTTTAAATAGATTGCATACAATACACCAAAAATGATTGAGACAAAAAAGTCGCTTTTCGATAATCTCCAGAATTTTTTCGGCTTCGATAACTTCAAGGGAGAGCAGGAAGCGATTATTACCAACATCCTGGCTGGTAATGACACATTTGTAATTATGCCTACTGGTGGGGGCAAATCAATGTGTTATCAGTTACCGGCCCTCATGAGCGACGGCACAGCGATTGTGATTTCCCCGCTTATTGCGTTAATGAAAAACCAGGTAGATCAGCTAAGGGCTTTTGGCGGATCAGACAGCATTGCCCATTTCTTAAATTCGTCATTAACGAAGGCTGATATACTGAAAGTGAAGGAAGACGTGCTGAACGGTAAAACCAAATTACTGTACGTAGCCCCCGAGTCACTTACCAAGCAAGAAAATGTAGATTTTTTACGATTAAACCAGGTATCATTTGTGGCCGTTGATGAGGCACACTGTATCTCTGAGTGGGGGCACGATTTTCGCCCCGAGTATCGTAAAATACGCCAGGTAATCAGCAATATCGGTGAGAATATCCCGATCATCGCTTTAACTGCAACTGCTACGCCTAAGGTGCAGCATGATATACAGAAAAACCTGCAAATGAATAACGCGACGGTTTTTAAATCGTCATTTAACCGCAGCAATTTATTTTATGAAGTACGTGCCAAGCGTAACGTACTGAAAGAGATTATCAAGTTTGTTAAACAGCATCAGGGAAAATCGGGCATTGTTTATTGCCTGAGCCGTAAAAAGGTAGAAGAGGTTGCAGAGGCGTTAAGCCTGAACGGTGTTAAGGCATTGCCTTACCACGCTGGTTTGGATGCCAAAGTACGTGCCGATACACAGGATAAATTCCTGATGGAGGATGTAGACGTTATTGTGGCTACCATTGCCTTCGGGATGGGTATCGATAAACCGGATGTACGTTACGTAATACACCACGATGTGCCTAAAAGCATGGAAGGGTACTACCAGGAAACCGGCCGTGCCGGCCGTGATGGTGGCGAAGGTGTTTGCGTGGCATTCTACTCAGAAAAAGATATCGATAAACTGCAGAAGTTTATGAAAGATAAGCCGGTTTCTGAACGCGAAATCGGTACGCAGATCCTGAAGGAGGTGATTGACTATGCTGAGTCGTCGGTTTGTCGTCGTAAACAGATCCTGCATTATTTTGGCGAGAACTTTAACGAGGCCGGCTGTAGCTGCATGTGCGATAACTGCGCTGCAACTAAAGAGCACTTTGATGGTGAAGAACACTTACACCGTGCATTAAGCCTGATTAAGCAATTGGGTGAGAAGTTTGATGACCACCACATTTTGGGTGTGTTATTGGGCGAAGATAACCCGCAGGTGCATCATTATGAGCATCATTTAATTCCCGAATTTGGTGCAGGCAAGGCACAAGGCGAAAATCTTTGGAAATCGCTGTTACGCCAGGCTTTGCTGGATAATTACCTATCGAAAGATATTGACCAATATGGTTTATTGCATTTAACGGCAAAAGGCCAAAATTTTATAGATAACCCGCACAGTATCCGCTTTATCATGAACCGCCCGATTGAAAATGCGGATGATGATGATAGTGAAGAAGGCGGCAAAGGCGGCGGCAGCGCATTGGATACCCAATTGCTGCAAATGCTGAAAGACCAGCGTAAAAAGCTGGCTAAGCAAAAGGGTTTACCTCCGTTTGTTATTTTCCAGGATCCATCTCTGGAGGAAATGTGTACGCATTATCCAATTACAATGGATGAGCTGAAACAGATCTCGGGCGTGGGTGCAGGTAAGGCTGCCAAGTTTGGTGCAAGTTTTATCGAACTGATTAAGAAATACGTAGAGGAAAATGATATTGATCGCCCGATTGACCTGGTGATTAAAAGCGCTGCCAATAAATCGGCACTGAAGGTATATATCATTCAGAATATCGACCGCCATTTGGACCTCGAAGATATTGCCAGCTCGAAAGGCTTATCGTATGAAGATATTTTGCGGGAGATTGAAACCATTGTAAACTCTGGTACCAAACTGAACCTCAATTACTACATTAACGAAGTAATTGATGAAGACAGGCAGGACGAAGTATTTGATTATTTCCGATCGGCCGAAGATGATTCAATTGAACATGCCATGGCAGAGCTTGGGAATGAAGATTATACCCAGGAAGAAGTTCAGCTGATGCGTATTAAGTTTATGAGTGAATTAGGTAACTAATAGCTTTTACAATTCAAGCATATCAAAAGGCTTTCTGAGACAATCAGGAAGCCTTTTTATTTGGCTATAATCTTAAACTCGGTACGGCGGTTTTTAGCCTTGTTCTCCTCCGATGTATTAGGTGCTAAAGGCTGGGTTTTACCATAGCCCTTAAATACCAGTTTAGCCGGGTTTGTACCGTTAGTTACCAGATATTGATAAACAGATTTAGCACGGTTCTCTGAGAGGGTTTGATTTAGTTGATCGTTGCCGGTATCATCTGTATGACCTGAGATCTCAATCTTAACGGTAGGATTAGCATTCAGGAACTCGGCAATGATTTGGAGTTCGGCTTTCGATTGTGCTTTGAGTTCGTATTGATTGCTGTTAAAGAAAATGTTCTTCAAAATTACCTTCTTGCCAATTTCAATAGGGGACAGGGCTACGTTGACAATAAAAGGCTGCGTAGGTGCATGGCCTTCTAACGAGAAGTTCTCTGAATAAAATAAATAACCCTGTTTAGAAATGTTTAGGCCATAGTTTTTACCGCTGGTAAGGGTAGCCAAAAAGTCGCCGTCGGTTGCAGAACTTACATCATGATAAACAATCTCATTTTTTTCGAGGTCGATAATTTCTACAATACCCTCAATAGGCTTTTTATTTAAAGCATCAGTGATCTTCCCTTTTACATACGTAACCAGTTTAGGCTTTAGCGCCGCGGGTAATTCAAACATGTAAATATCATAACCACCAATACCATTATTCAGGTTGTTAGAGGCAAAGTAAGCGTAACTGCCATTGGTAGAAATAGTTAAACCATTTTCATCACCGCTGGAATTGATAGGGTAGCCCAGGTTTTGTGGTTTCTGCCATTTACCATCCTGGCCTAACCGGCTGATGTAAAGGTCTTTGTTACCCATGCCCGGCCAACCGTTTGAACAAAAGTATAAGGTACTATCATCGGGGTGAATGAAGGGAGATTGCTCATCGAAAACGGTATTGATGTTGGGCCCTAAATTTTCGGGCTCACCCCAGCCTTTGGCAGTTAAGGTCGATTTCCAGATGTCGTAGCCACCATAGCCGCCTTTGCGGTTGCTCACAAAATAAAGCGTGCGGCCATCGGCACTGATAGAGGGTTGTGATTCCCATCCCGGCGAATTAAGCGGTCGGCTCAGGTCAAACGGTGTCGACCAATCATCCCCCTTTTTTTGCGAAACGTAAATGTCGCACTTACCCAAACCATCGGGTCGGTTACAGCCCGTAAAGAACAAATATTTGCCATCCTGCGACAGCGATTGGGCGCCTTCGTTGTAATTTGGTGTGTTAATGTTCTTACTTAAATAAGTAGCTGTTTGCCACTTGTTATTGAGCTTGTTGCTCTTATAAAAATCTTCATTATTGTTAATTTTGCGGGTGAAAATCAGAGTGCTTTCATCGGCGGTGGCTGTGGGCAGGTACTCGTCGTCGGCAGTATTAATTTCGGGGCCAAGGTTAACCGGCGTAAACGGAACAGGGTGCTGCAAGGCCTGAATTGCAAAGTCGCAATCGCCCATTAACTTCTTTGCCCGGAAACGGTCTTTATCGGTAATGTACTGGTAGGTTAGATATTTAACCAGGT
Coding sequences within:
- a CDS encoding bifunctional nuclease family protein, whose amino-acid sequence is MKKIKLDIVGLSYSQTQSGAYALVLGEVSGRRRLPIIIGSFEAQAIAIEIEKMTPSRPLTHDLFKSFAQAYHINIQEIIIYNLVDGIFYSKLICSDGKKVIEIDARTSDAIAMAVRFDCPIYTYEFILSTAGIVIEGNDFVYLENLNEPQEEKTPGSVTGSYGSLSEDELRTKLQDALSEEAYEKAAKIRDELSRRRSS
- a CDS encoding electron transfer flavoprotein subunit alpha/FixB family protein; translated protein: MSVLVYAENAGGKFKKSVFEAVSYARAVADQNNTTLTAISIGDVSADELNTLGNYGAHKILNVSADNLKNFVNQAYASVIAKAAEAEQADVMVISNTFSGRGLAPRVAVKLGAGIVDGAVSLPETANNKFTVKKTAFSGKAFATVELTSANKVIALIANSYKVTENPTGAKAEVFSVESKESDFKAMLKEIIKSADKVSLPDAEIVVSAGRGLKGPENWGMIEELADLLGAATACSKPVSDAGWRPHSEHVGQTGIAVSPNLYIAIGISGAIQHLAGISSSKVIVVINKDAEAPFYKVADYGIVGDAFEIVPKLIDAVKAYKALA
- a CDS encoding electron transfer flavoprotein subunit beta/FixA family protein, producing MNILVCISNVPDTTTKVTFNANNTQFNTAGVQFIINPYDEIALARAIELTDGGNGTVTVIHVGEAANEPTIRKALAIGATDAVRINAPAHDAYFVAVQIAEYVKQHQFDLILTGRESIDYNGSKVAAMLGELLDLPSVSIIKKLDVDGTQATVEREIEGGKEILTIPFPFVAGTAEGVAEPKIPNMRGIMSARTKPLAVVEPVEVKTFSEIISYETPAPRGQVKLIAADDVAKLVDLLHNEAKVI
- a CDS encoding tetratricopeptide repeat protein: MEQSRLEKLLEFLKNEPNDEFLQYALATEYLRLDDKETALNYYEGLVTNHPDYVGTYYHLGKLYESLNRKEDAVATYQKGMGAARAAKNNHALSELNSAYMQASGLYDDDDDDY
- the chrA gene encoding chromate efflux transporter; protein product: MRDALLYTFTAFGGPQAHLAVLLREFVEKRKYITEAELMELNALSQMLPGPSSTQTLVGIAWKVGKLPLALITFLIWVLPSAAVMCIAGLSFKALAQGTHFDEIIRYIQPIAVGIVAYAAFSFAQRILKTRVSVMLAISSVIATLILQNPYAFPLLVLMGGIVSSALETQPQENELRVKLFSNVNPNKIAYFIGILLLFAALGALINRTSPFSLPIRLFENFYRNGILIFGGGQVLVPLMFTEFVELKHYLTNTEFLSGYAIQQALPGPTFAFTSFLGTVTMANKGFGLWGQITGAIVAVIGVNLPGLILILFIVPFWEDLKKITRIRNSLSGINAVAVGFMITAFILLVKPFGVNWLFYGIMVATFLLLKFTRIKTPVIIVIGVLVGWFF
- the dnaB gene encoding replicative DNA helicase, with translation MENENQQYNKTNSDRRNRGFNAPQSNGLVGKLPPQARDLEEAILGALMLEKDALSSVIDVLKPEIFYVEAHQKIFKAIHTLFEKTSPVDILTVTAQLRQQGELEMIGGAYYITELTNRVASAANIEFHSRIIIQKFIQRELIRISTEVISAAYEDTSDVLDLLDKAEKNLFDIAQNNLRRDSRKMDEILHESLKELEALKDKKDGLTGVPSGFTDLDRITSGWQKSDLVIIAARPAMGKTAFVLTCARNAAVDFTKPVVVFSLEMSSVQLVNRLISGETQIEQEKIRKGNLEEWEWQQIHSKIGRLEQAPLIIDDTPSLNIFEFRAKCRRLKSQYDIQLIIIDYLQLMHGKSDGKGGNREQEIGSISRALKTVAKELEVPVLALSQLSRAVESRPGGSKRPMLSDLRESGSIEQDADMVLFLYRPEYYGLEFDEDNNPTQGVGEVIIAKHRNGETGRVRLKFVGKYVKFTDLDTNIDSFGAAPNAFTGLTPSQDFEKPNNFIIRPSRMDDMEDDAPPF
- the rlmB gene encoding 23S rRNA (guanosine(2251)-2'-O)-methyltransferase RlmB, whose protein sequence is MSFSNSNSAKRESNQMVFGIRAVMEAIKSGKEIEALFIQRGLGGGLFLELKSLLQEYNLTAQQVPIEKLNRITTKNHQGVIGVISPITYQKIEDIIPQVFEAGKVPLVLVLDSITDVRNMGAIARTAECAGVDAIVIPSKGSAQVTPDAIKTSAGALFKIPVCRHDNLVQTVKFLQESGLQVVCCTEKTADSIYDVDYTPPTVIIMGSEEDGIRNELIRTAEHLAKIPMFGEIASLNVSVSTAVIVYEAIRQRGL
- a CDS encoding mannose-1-phosphate guanylyltransferase, whose protein sequence is MNKNYYAIIMAGGIGSRFWPISRTSYPKQFIDILGTGKTLIQNTYDRFIKICPPENIYIVTNENYADLVKEQLPGIADHQILTEPVMRNTAPCVAYGSYKIESMNEDAIVVVAPSDHLILNEQAFIDSINNSLNTAAEHDCLITLGIKPSRPDTGYGYIQYTDQLLNNDFHKVKTFTEKPTLEIAKSFIQSGDFLWNAGIFVWSAKSIVKAFGKHLPDMHDIFADARSVYNSEKERSHINTAYQQCINISIDYGIMEKAENVYVLPSEFGWSDLGTWTSVYQLAEKDYVGNAVIPAEKVIMYDSSNCMVNVPEDKLVVLQGLHDFIVVEANNTLMICPRDQEQSVKQIVADVKQKFGTKYI
- the recQ gene encoding DNA helicase RecQ, coding for METKKSLFDNLQNFFGFDNFKGEQEAIITNILAGNDTFVIMPTGGGKSMCYQLPALMSDGTAIVISPLIALMKNQVDQLRAFGGSDSIAHFLNSSLTKADILKVKEDVLNGKTKLLYVAPESLTKQENVDFLRLNQVSFVAVDEAHCISEWGHDFRPEYRKIRQVISNIGENIPIIALTATATPKVQHDIQKNLQMNNATVFKSSFNRSNLFYEVRAKRNVLKEIIKFVKQHQGKSGIVYCLSRKKVEEVAEALSLNGVKALPYHAGLDAKVRADTQDKFLMEDVDVIVATIAFGMGIDKPDVRYVIHHDVPKSMEGYYQETGRAGRDGGEGVCVAFYSEKDIDKLQKFMKDKPVSEREIGTQILKEVIDYAESSVCRRKQILHYFGENFNEAGCSCMCDNCAATKEHFDGEEHLHRALSLIKQLGEKFDDHHILGVLLGEDNPQVHHYEHHLIPEFGAGKAQGENLWKSLLRQALLDNYLSKDIDQYGLLHLTAKGQNFIDNPHSIRFIMNRPIENADDDDSEEGGKGGGSALDTQLLQMLKDQRKKLAKQKGLPPFVIFQDPSLEEMCTHYPITMDELKQISGVGAGKAAKFGASFIELIKKYVEENDIDRPIDLVIKSAANKSALKVYIIQNIDRHLDLEDIASSKGLSYEDILREIETIVNSGTKLNLNYYINEVIDEDRQDEVFDYFRSAEDDSIEHAMAELGNEDYTQEEVQLMRIKFMSELGN